CAGGTTGGTGAAAGGTTGCATGAGCAAATGACCAATTTCATATCAAAGAACAAGGCTGCACAGATCCAACTTGGTTCAAGGTAGTGTACAATTAGTGAAACCGGATGCTCATTTAAGAAACTAAACTTTGATACCATTTTAAGATCTATAGAttagattctatttcagaatcaatTGACAATAACTGGAGCAGCCGATATCCTCAAATCTATTCAATGTAGAAAGCTCTTATATGCGTGAGTGTTTCTAGTTTGTCTAATTTGTATGTTGTCTCACATCAAAGATCAATTGGTTTGTAGAAATCATGAAGAACTATCTACATGGGACATGCAAAATATGGTTCAAACATTGCCACAATATAGCAAAGAAATTGACAAGCTTACCCTTCATATAGAGGTACTATATAATGTTCAAGACCATAACAAATAGCTTGGTGTTCATTTCCCCAAGgtttcattttttgttttttcCAGATTGCAGGGAAAATTGACAGAAGTATCAGGGACCTTGGGCTTAAAGAGCTAGGACAGCTAGAGCAGAACCTTGTTTTTGGAGAGGCTGGATTGAAAGATGTATTAAAATATTTGACCAAAAAAGATGTAAGAAACCAAACTATAAGGTCAAAATAATGTTATGAATAGTCAAAATCAAACCACTAATAGTGTACACACTGATTCACTAAATGTAGGACACTACTGGTTTTGTTGGGTGCACAAGGGAGAACAAGCTGCGCTTATTGATGATTCTTGCAGCAATATACCCTGAAAAATTTGAGGGTGATAAGGGTTTGAGGTTGATGAAGGTTTGTTTAGTTGTTTTCAATATTAccaactttttctttttctttttgatttCTATCTTATCTTATTCCTTACTAATATCGTCCTGTTCAGTTGGCACAGCTACCACTCCAAGATTGGAGTGCTGTGAATAATCTGAGGCTTCTTGAGGGATCATCATCACATTCAAAACAAAGCCCAACAAGTCCTTTTTCTCTGACCTTTGAGAAGGTTGATTGATAAGTTTTTGTATAGTTGAATAATTTCTCTTATTGTTCTTAAAATCTTATACCTAACTGACATAACTAACTCAAAATTTGATACAGAAGAATCATGCAACTCGAAAAGATCGCGAAGGTGAAGAAGAAAAAACATGGCAATTGTCACGTTTCTATCCCATTATAGAGGTACACCTAGTTGACATTCTTTTGACAATTCTTTTCAGAGTAACATTTCTGATATGGTTTCAAGTACGTCGGGACAATTATCAAAAGTATGTAATTTTACAAAATTGACAGTTAAAAAAGATCTATTTTGCAAAATGCCATGTATACAACTAGGCTAaagtctcttcctttttttcAGGAACTTATTGAAAAACTTAGCAAAGGTGAACTTTCAGAAATAGATTATCCATTGTTGAGTAAACCAAGTCCAACTTCACCACCAAAACATCATCAAACCCCAGCTGCTAATTTAGTGAGATCAAAACGTACTCCAACATGGGCTCGATGTCAGCCCTTTCATGACAAATATTCAAAGTTTAGTTCTTTCTCTTTATattctgttttttgttttatcCTTTGAATCATATTATGGAAAACCCTATTATTCACAATCTTGATTCTTTTATATAGCGATTCCAAGAAGATGGGGCAACGAATTTTTGTATTCATTGTTGGTGGAGCTACTAGATCAGAGGTAAAAgaaaattttgatttatttttcaacaattattattattattatatatgggGTAAGTGTAAGGTAAAAATAGACTTATGTCAAGTGTATCAGAAagattattttgcaaaaaaaaaatgctATTTTTCAAAATGACATAAAAAATGTCTATATTGCCAACTATCCTTGTACTAATGGTCAAATTTTGATCTCACTGCTAATGAAGTGTTTTGTTATTCATTCTCAGCTTAGGGTTTGCCATAAGCTTACAAGTAAGCTAAAAAGAGAAGTTGTCCTAGGCTCTACAAGTCTTGATGATCCTTTAGAATTTATAATGGtactttttctcttttctttctttgatAATTAATTCTCTGAATATTGATATCTTCCATGtgataaaaatgaataaaaaaaggTAGATTAAATATAATTTCATCACTAAGATGGTCCTTCTGCATAAATCTACTAGAACTAGAATAAAGATTTGGTGGTGCAACATAAAATATGCCATAATAAAATATTAGTAATGGTAACCAACATGGTGATATAATAAGATATTGCTTTGCTTTGATGGATGGAGAAGAGAGTGATAATTCTTTTATGGTGTTTGTTTGGTATGAGGGATGGAGTAGTGGAAGGATAGATAAGTgtatatttatgaaattatttttttagcattataattattttttaataatatcttCAGAggttataattgtaattttaaacAAATTATGAGGGAGAGTATGAATCCTTCCATTCCAAATGGGAGGTTAAAGAGGATTTACTATCCTCTCATCTCGTCAATCCCTCTTACCAAACAATAACATTTATAATCTCCTCTCATCTCCCTCCCTCTTCTCCATCCACCCTTTTCTCCCTCCAACCAAACAAAGTGTAAAGGAAAGCTACTATACTCTTCACCCATCATAATCTCGATCCTACCTAAACTCCCCATCGATCCTACTCCCCCTCCTTAGTATAACCACTCCcacataaaatttgggaaatttATACAAATActttaaaaatacaaatttatgTCAAAAATACCTTAAAACAATTTATTTACACACATATTGTGCCACGTCAACATAATATACtggatttttgaaaaaaaaattgggaaatcccactttctaatttttttaattttttttctggaTTATAAAAAGTTATATTTTGGTTGCTTACGATACTATCACAAACTGATAGAGCATTTTatttatatagtttttattttatttttagatcatattatttcaAATACCTTTTGGTCATCTCTAAACTtatttgtagacatcttaatatacAATTTAGTCGCTTTtttgttaacaaaatataaaaagaaaaaggttGGTTTTAATTATGGtcttcccacatatcaaaataaCCACTTTGTAGAGTATGTCGCAATGGTGCTACTCTTTAGCCCAATCGACTAGCGGTGTGGCTGAAAAATATTTTTGAAGttaagaagaagagagagaaagagagaaatcgGTAAACGTGAAAACAAAATTCAACCAAAATCTGGAAAAATCGGTAAACAAAAAATAGTATTTGTGAAAATTAAATGAGTTacgatatttttgtaaataagatGCAAAATATGGTGCCACATGTAAATCTTACTAAAATATTAGTATTGGTAACCAACAATATAAATGATGATGATATGATATTGCTTTGTTTTACTATATGCAGAAGTTGAAAATGTTGAGAGCACATGATGAAATCTAGAGCTAGAAGATGACCCAAGAATGAGGTTGATGAgctcaattaataataatattattattttgacatATATAACATCTGCAAATTCAGCTACCCATTAGACTATCTCCAATGAGAGAGATATCATATGTAAATATTATGTTATATTTGGTACAAAAAATTAATATGTGTTATATTCGACATAATTTTTAACACTATGTTTTAATGCACGATTGTAAAAGTTGATGAAAAAATCAATCTTACATTaatgtttatttgatatttttaaaattaaaaatataaaaaattactaATTTTTATGTAAgaaagttttctttctttttttgatcagatgttttcttttcttcttcaccAAACAAGATAGTTGAAAAGTAGTTTCTTTtccttccttcacatttttttgTTTCCAAATTTTTCTATCGCTTTTAATTTCTTTCCTTTATACCAAATATAGTGTAAATGATCCCTAAAATTATTCATTAATAATATACACTCTTTCTAAGATCACCATTTGAAAATATGCACATGTCAATTATTAACCTTTAAAAAAAAGTGTTAGTACTTCTATTtatattctcttctctttctttttaacTTAAATCTCTTTTGTATGAGGATAAGtatattgtcaaatattgctTTAGGACTTCGCgtgaatttatatttttaatttagttgtattgtttttagatattttattttaaatcggTCAAATAAgtaactcttattctttaagaTTTGTTAGACTTGTTaggaaatttaaaaaaatattctgtGTTTCAACTCTATTTAAAATCAATAATCCGAATAAATTGTATTAGAATTCAAAACTCATAaaatatctcttttttttttaatcatcccatttatttttaagtttttcattttcaaaaaaaaaaaacaaacaaacatgtATTACCATTTACCACTAGGAGCAATTTAATGGCACATAAACAAAAATTATTAGAGTTAAAATCGACAATAAAAATAAGACattatcattcatctattttaaaaaaaaaaataatatcttTCTTCttacttattaattattaatgTGTTAAGAAGAGAAGTAAAATATATTTGATctaatctcttctatataataagtgtgtagataacgaaatttttttattttaacggttttttattttttcaaagttaattttaacggaatattcttatatttaacagaatatatttttatatttaactgtagtttctaaacacttaaacttaaataaaataaatgattaaaaaaattaaaatgtgatatttttgagatattttacaatgataattatttaaaaataataaataattaaacaaattaaaatatgatatttttgaaatattttaccatgataattattttaaaataataaataattaaacaaattaaaatataatatttgtgagatattttacaatgataattatttaaaaataataaaattatactttttataacttaaataaaatttaattaaacttaatttaataatatcatattaaacatataatataatatactgtgaattagcaacaattttttttttaacaaactagcaataaaattaaatttaaaatccatatataatatttaatattacattaaacatataatatataatatcttgttgttactcccaaatacaaaaactagaacaaacataaacataaacaaaaataaataaattatttaattaaaatatgatatttatttcaaaatttatataacattaatataaataattaataaattctataaataaaattatctaGTAAATAAAAAAGGGTGAGAGTTGATGAAAATAATGTTTCTAGGCCAACATTAACAATCAACCATGAGAAGAAAATCATGTGTTGGGCAACTCTAAGGTGCGTAacattgaattattattattaggaaaaaTACTAGTTTGACTCCTGTATTTTTTCTAAATGTATGGTCGgttgttttgttaaataacaattcagattttgtgttttacaaaatagatcaaaatagtactCTAAACCTgatttttgtcaaaatattttcaaataaatatttatttctcAGTCCATCGATTACCTTCTTTGCTTCTTTGAACCTATCGCATCTCTAACGAGAATATTCTcaatcttataattgaaaatattttgaacaAAATCAAGTCTAGAGTAACATTTTGatctattttgcaaaataaattgtctaaattatcatttaacaaaacatagaatTCAATCACGTAGCTTGAAAAGACACCGGAgtcaaaatagtatttttccTTTATTATTATAAACTTACAATTTCTAACACCCTTGCTGCTGACAAATGATGTTGCCCATCAAAACAATTTTTTTGATATTTGAGGCTAACTCAGGTAGATAGGTGTGTGTGTAAAAATAGGACATGAGTTAAATTCTCCACTATAtacaaaaaaatgatttttttaaaccaTGAGTTGAGATGAAGTTTGAAAATTTATAGGCTAATGGTTGAATATGATTATTGGTggacaataattataacataaaataaattattaaataaatttgaaaaaacttcAGTTCCATATCAGTAAACAAGTCTCGAGTTCtatataaattgaaaaatatttcttttatttttatttttgaaaaactcTATTTCATTAACAATTAGTGTTGTAACTATAAGTCTATAAAGGGACACGTGTAATCATCaaactaaaatatatttatttatctaaGTTTAAGATAttattgaaaaaattaaaattaaaactagTAATTTATGAGGATTCAGATCTATATTGATAATCCCACATTGCCGTTATTGATTCAGATCTATATTGATAATCCCACATTGCCGTTATTATAAGTTATGATTACATTTCAAGTAAATAAGAATAAAAATTTAtgcttataattttttatattggtAGAAAGTGTTTATATTAATggataaacaaattaaatttgaTAGGATAGATATTTATAAcccaaatttaaaatttaaatttaaactaaataAGAAAACTTTAATAATATTTgttgaaaaaaataaaacacaactaCTCTACCATTATctataataagatagaaactaaatatcataaaaaagaaaatataccataccataaaaaatatatacactagttggaaaataatataccaacaacccataaaaaaaattagaaaattaatataaatttaaaataaaaaataattaaacaaaactaatatacatataccaatatattaaagtcatacgctcttaaataaataaataaaattatagaaaatTGCAATTTAGGTAATTGTAAAATGGTAATTTAtctacaatttaaaaaataaaagcattAACTTCTTGGTGGTATTTTTTTGGGTCATTCCCTATAATTtctctaaataaataaatttgaaaaaacttcAGTTCCATTTCAGTAAACAAGTCTGGAGTTCTATATAAATTAACCAATATAaattatctacaattttaaaaatgaagaCATTATTTTCTTGGTGTTATTTTTTTGGggtcatttcctataatttctctaaataaatttgaaaaaacttcAGTTACATATCAGTAAACAAGTCTCGAGTTGTATATAAATTAAATAACCATTAGAGTTATAACTATAAGTCTATAAAGGGACACGTGTAATCATCaaactaaaatatatttatttctataTAACCAATATTGAGTTGATAGTCCCACATTGCCATTATTATAAGTTATGATTACATTTGAAGTAAATAAGAATAAAAATTTatgcttataattttttttattggtagATAGTGTTcaaatttataaacaaattaaatttgaTAGGATAGATATTTATAACacatatttcaaatttaaatttaaactaaataagaaaactttaataatattttttgaaaaaaataaaacacaacacACAACTACTTTTCACTGATTTTTTGTTTTCTTCACCACTCTTTCCCATAGATTTATTTTTCCCTAAACAACTATTATGCCTTCTGTAACATCATCTCATTCTAATGAGGAATACCATAAGAATTTCAAGCAAATCACTCTTAATCGTAAGAAGTATCTATATGCTTGAAATACATATATAATCTTGttgttatctatatatatatatatgatgatatataTGTTTGACTGATTTATATCCAATTTCGTGATATAATGATTCTTAGGGCTGTTGCATGAAATTCTTAGATCAGACACTAAGTCAAGAAAATCTTCATGGGAACAGAGGGtacgtatatgtatatataagatGATATAATAATTATGTGAAATCAAATTTTGAGTCTTTTAATGTATTCTATTTGCTTCAATACAGATACTGATCACAGATGATCTCACTGTGAAAATACTGTCTCGCTCGTACAAGGTGAGCGAGGTTGATCAAGAAGGCTTATGTAAGTGGCAGATAATACACAAGTGCGACTACAATGCATCTACTTTTGCTATTTTCGTCACCTGaataaatataattcaaatttttttatatgatggtgtacattatagatATCTAGAACATTCTATAAATTTTTAAggaattctgaataaattatgatACCGAAAACCGAGTTTAAACTAGATGTTGCACGCGTGCCTAGTTTTTGTGTGTGCTTATAAAATTTGACAGTATCAACCTGTTTTTGGCttcgtaaattatttagaatttcttgaaattttgtaacATTTTATGAATAAATACAATATATATTGCCATTCACTTGCGTATGCGTTGtagtcactatatatatataaatagacaaacattATAATACTATTGTTTACATTTCATGTTTGGTGACATCAAGAACttgttatatatatttgttttcagTATTGGAACATCTTTACAAAAGAAGGAGCTCATTCACATCCTCAGATGCAATCTACTTCATCCAACCAACCGAAAAAAAGTAAACTActttcttttgttttttgttttccaATCTAAATACTAGACTAATTATTAATGGTTTATGTACTCTGAAATCAAACCGTGCCAATGGTACATTTGGGATTTacagataataaaaaaaaaacaatcccaAACATAAGAGAACCTGAAATCTTCATAGGAAATTATGAACAGAACTTTGAGGCAATGAGAGACAAATATAGGTCAAGTGGAGAATActtgtttatttagttttatttattttttctagaCTAAGTGTTGTGTATTAGGAACCTTGTTCTCAATGTTGAAATGAGGATATTGTGTGTTCATCACCTCAAATCTTTCCCATGAGTCTTAAAAAATGAAGGTTTATCTTTCCAATGTATGAGAACTTCAGTTCTATTGTAATCATGGCGTGTAGATTGTTGCACACGTCGA
The genomic region above belongs to Humulus lupulus chromosome 1, drHumLupu1.1, whole genome shotgun sequence and contains:
- the LOC133812857 gene encoding SNARE-interacting protein KEULE-like isoform X4 — translated: MICSLKCSTGFLSKNGCSTHTGLVAEILITDDLTVKILSHSYKVSEVYQEGIFLVEHLYKRRSSFTSLDAIYFIQPIEKNVNLLISDMDGYEPLYRKAFVFFSSPIPKEYVSRIISKDKPALYSRIGAIREMNLEYVPIDSQGFLTNNEKSLEELYGGDDEETDEGTTCLNVIATRIATVFASLREFPCVRYRAAKSLDATATRSFRDLVPAKLAAGVLDCLMEYKKTIPDKFPQTETCQLLILDRSLDQIAPIIHEWTYDAMCHDLLNLEGNKYVKEVSSKTDCPTEEKEVLLDEYDHVWLELRHAHIAEVGERLHEQMTNFISKNKAAQIQLGSRNHEELSTWDMQNMVQTLPQYSKEIDKLTLHIEIAGKIDRSIRDLGLKELGQLEQNLVFGEAGLKDVLKYLTKKDDTTGFVGCTRENKLRLLMILAAIYPEKFEGDKGLRLMKLAQLPLQDWSAVNNLRLLEGSSSHSKQSPTSPFSLTFEKKNHATRKDREGEEEKTWQLSRFYPIIEELIEKLSKGELSEIDYPLLSKPSPTSPPKHHQTPAANLVRSKRTPTWARCQPFHDKYSNDSKKMGQRIFVFIVGGATRSELRVCHKLTSKLKREVVLGSTSLDDPLEFIMKLKMLRAHDEI
- the LOC133812857 gene encoding SNARE-interacting protein KEULE-like isoform X5, translated to MDGYEPLYRKAFVFFSSPIPKEYVSRIISKDKPALYSRIGAIREMNLEYVPIDSQGFLTNNEKSLEELYGGDDEETDEGTTCLNVIATRIATVFASLREFPCVRYRAAKSLDATATRSFRDLVPAKLAAGVLDCLMEYKKTIPDKFPQTETCQLLILDRSLDQIAPIIHEWTYDAMCHDLLNLEGNKYVKEVSSKTDCPTEEKEVLLDEYDHVWLELRHAHIAEVGERLHEQMTNFISKNKAAQIQLGSRNHEELSTWDMQNMVQTLPQYSKEIDKLTLHIEIAGKIDRSIRDLGLKELGQLEQNLVFGEAGLKDVLKYLTKKDDTTGFVGCTRENKLRLLMILAAIYPEKFEGDKGLRLMKLAQLPLQDWSAVNNLRLLEGSSSHSKQSPTSPFSLTFEKKNHATRKDREGEEEKTWQLSRFYPIIEELIEKLSKGELSEIDYPLLSKPSPTSPPKHHQTPAANLVRSKRTPTWARCQPFHDKYSNDSKKMGQRIFVFIVGGATRSELRVCHKLTSKLKREVVLGSTSLDDPLEFIMKLKMLRAHDEI